In a genomic window of Halobiforma lacisalsi AJ5:
- the mdh gene encoding malate dehydrogenase — protein MTKVSVVGAAGTVGAAAAYNIALRDIADELVLVDIPDKEDDTIGQAADVNHGAAYDSNTTVRQGGYADTEGSDVVVITAGIPRQPGQTRIDLAGDNAPIMEDIGSSIAEHNDDFVTVTTSNPVDLLNRHLYESGDRAREKVIGFGGRLDSARFRYVISERFDAPVGNVEATILGEHGDAQVPVFSKVRVNGQDPEFDDDEKEELLEELQTSAMNVIEKKGATQWGPATGVGHTVEAVLRDTGEVLPCSVKLEGEYGHEDTAFGVPCKLGSDGVEEIVEWELTEFERNQLGEAAEKLSDQYDEIA, from the coding sequence ATGACGAAAGTTAGCGTGGTCGGCGCGGCCGGAACGGTCGGGGCCGCCGCTGCCTACAACATCGCGCTTCGGGACATCGCAGACGAACTCGTGCTCGTCGACATTCCGGACAAGGAAGACGACACGATCGGGCAAGCCGCCGACGTCAACCACGGCGCTGCCTACGATTCGAACACGACGGTCCGACAGGGCGGCTACGCCGACACCGAGGGGTCGGACGTCGTCGTCATCACGGCCGGCATCCCGCGCCAGCCCGGCCAGACCCGCATCGATCTCGCGGGCGACAACGCTCCGATTATGGAGGACATCGGCTCTTCGATCGCCGAGCATAACGACGACTTCGTCACCGTCACCACGTCGAACCCGGTCGACCTGCTGAACCGGCACCTCTACGAGTCGGGCGACCGCGCCCGCGAGAAAGTGATCGGCTTCGGCGGCCGACTCGACTCCGCCCGGTTCCGCTACGTCATCTCCGAACGATTCGACGCACCCGTCGGGAACGTCGAGGCGACGATCCTCGGCGAACACGGCGACGCGCAGGTGCCCGTGTTCTCGAAGGTCCGCGTCAACGGCCAGGATCCCGAGTTCGACGACGACGAGAAGGAGGAACTGCTCGAGGAACTCCAGACCTCCGCGATGAACGTCATCGAGAAGAAGGGCGCGACCCAGTGGGGTCCCGCCACGGGCGTCGGCCACACGGTCGAGGCGGTCCTCCGGGATACGGGCGAGGTGCTGCCCTGCAGCGTCAAACTCGAGGGCGAGTACGGTCACGAGGACACCGCCTTCGGCGTCCCCTGTAAGCTCGGCTCCGACGGCGTCGAGGAGATCGTCGAGTGGGAACTCACCGAGTTCGAGCGCAACCAGCTCGGCGAAGCGGCCGAGAAGCTCTCGGACCAGTACGACGAGATCGCGTAA
- a CDS encoding TIGR00725 family protein, with the protein MSHRISVIGGGAITDDQRELAVAVGRELGARGHTVVCGGRGGTMAAVCRGAKAEDGETIGILPGDDRAAANDYVDVPIATGLGHARNALVALNGDAVIALAGGVGTLTEIGFAGIYDRPVVGLETHDVSDLDLGIALETVETPEAAVGAVERVLEDRS; encoded by the coding sequence ATGAGCCATCGGATCAGCGTCATCGGGGGCGGCGCGATCACGGACGACCAGCGGGAACTCGCGGTCGCGGTCGGTCGCGAACTCGGCGCGCGGGGACACACCGTCGTCTGCGGCGGCCGCGGCGGCACGATGGCGGCAGTCTGTCGCGGCGCGAAAGCCGAGGACGGGGAGACGATCGGCATCCTGCCCGGCGACGACCGCGCGGCGGCCAACGACTACGTCGACGTCCCGATCGCGACCGGACTCGGGCACGCCCGGAACGCGCTCGTGGCCCTGAACGGCGATGCCGTGATCGCGCTCGCGGGCGGCGTCGGCACGCTCACCGAGATCGGCTTCGCCGGTATCTACGACCGGCCGGTCGTCGGCCTCGAGACCCACGACGTCTCCGATCTGGACCTCGGAATTGCCCTCGAGACCGTCGAGACCCCGGAGGCGGCGGTCGGCGCCGTAGAGCGGGTGCTCGAGGACCGATCGTAA
- a CDS encoding helix-turn-helix domain-containing protein — MGLVAEFDIPCEGLPLVGVAAAVPAATVTLELQFNHGDRPPFLVTVTGGSPTATERALADADDVAEYTLVGRAGETRRYQAMPAFSLEEQLGDHLDDLRGLEALATADAIIERIEVTGDGWIQTGWFADRETFDEFRTFWQRNGYFRLRRLTRDGEPEPPGDGLTDRQREALRTAYELGYFDIPRNASLEDVAAELGISASSVSERLRRAQTQLIEETVAPMWPPLLE; from the coding sequence ATGGGGCTCGTGGCCGAGTTCGACATTCCGTGCGAGGGACTCCCGCTCGTCGGCGTCGCGGCGGCCGTGCCCGCGGCGACGGTGACGCTCGAGTTGCAGTTCAACCACGGCGATCGGCCGCCGTTTCTCGTCACCGTAACCGGCGGGTCGCCGACGGCGACGGAGCGGGCCCTCGCCGACGCGGACGACGTGGCGGAGTACACGCTGGTCGGTCGGGCCGGCGAGACGCGGCGCTACCAGGCGATGCCGGCGTTCAGCCTGGAGGAACAGCTCGGTGACCACCTCGACGACCTCCGGGGGCTGGAAGCGCTCGCGACGGCCGACGCCATCATCGAACGCATCGAAGTCACCGGCGACGGCTGGATCCAGACGGGGTGGTTCGCCGACCGTGAGACCTTCGACGAGTTCCGGACGTTCTGGCAGCGGAACGGCTACTTCCGGCTCCGCCGGCTCACCCGCGACGGGGAGCCCGAGCCGCCGGGCGACGGCCTCACGGACCGCCAGCGCGAGGCGCTCCGGACGGCGTACGAACTCGGCTACTTCGACATCCCCCGGAATGCGTCGCTGGAGGACGTCGCCGCGGAACTGGGGATTTCGGCGTCGTCGGTGTCCGAACGCCTGCGTCGCGCCCAGACGCAACTCATCGAGGAGACGGTCGCCCCGATGTGGCCGCCGCTGCTCGAGTGA
- a CDS encoding alpha/beta fold hydrolase has protein sequence MQTVTSTDGTRIGYETFGDGPPLVCLHGSSETRHAWYPLRPLLEDDFTLVVPDRRGRGGSGDADQYGLEREVDDLRAIVDDLEGDASVFGHSFGGLVALAAAGDVPMERLVLYEPSLLVGDHRGDDLSDRLQERFAADGREAAMKRFYRDGAGIPAPEELPIWPDEVNFDLLETVIRETAAVEAYDLPAEIELERPTLLLTGERGPPHLREAVRTLDDRLPRSRLAELEGVGHVGVKTAPEQVAAELRAFRKEHASKA, from the coding sequence ATGCAGACGGTAACGTCGACGGATGGTACTCGTATCGGCTACGAAACGTTCGGGGACGGGCCGCCGCTCGTCTGTCTCCACGGCAGCAGCGAGACGCGCCACGCCTGGTATCCCCTCCGTCCGCTGCTCGAGGACGACTTCACGCTCGTCGTTCCCGACAGGCGGGGCCGCGGCGGGAGCGGCGACGCCGACCAGTACGGCCTCGAGCGCGAGGTCGACGACCTCCGCGCGATCGTCGACGACCTCGAGGGCGACGCGTCGGTCTTCGGCCACTCGTTCGGCGGTCTCGTCGCGCTCGCGGCGGCCGGCGACGTCCCGATGGAACGGCTCGTCCTCTACGAGCCGTCGCTGCTGGTCGGCGACCACCGCGGCGACGACCTCAGCGACCGACTGCAGGAACGGTTCGCGGCCGACGGTCGGGAGGCGGCGATGAAACGCTTCTATCGGGACGGGGCCGGGATTCCTGCGCCCGAGGAGTTGCCGATCTGGCCCGACGAGGTGAACTTCGACCTCCTCGAGACCGTCATCCGGGAGACGGCCGCCGTCGAGGCCTACGACCTCCCCGCGGAGATCGAACTCGAGCGGCCGACGCTCCTCCTAACGGGCGAGCGCGGACCGCCACATCTCCGCGAGGCCGTCCGGACGCTCGACGATCGGCTCCCCCGGAGTCGCCTCGCGGAACTCGAGGGCGTCGGTCACGTGGGCGTCAAGACCGCGCCCGAGCAGGTCGCGGCGGAGCTCCGCGCCTTCCGGAAGGAGCACGCGTCGAAGGCGTAA
- a CDS encoding GNAT family N-acetyltransferase: MTDTDGTDPYAIREELPAPETFARLREAAGMTSRSLEGIERGLPNSLYGVVAVHEPTGEVVGMGRIVGDDGTVYQLSDMAVHPDHQGRGVGTRIMEHLEGYVEETAPPNAYVNLMADVDGFYERFGYEETRPASKGMYRRTE; the protein is encoded by the coding sequence ATGACCGATACGGACGGAACCGATCCGTACGCGATCCGGGAGGAACTGCCCGCCCCCGAGACGTTCGCCCGCCTGCGCGAAGCCGCCGGCATGACGTCCCGATCGCTCGAGGGAATCGAACGGGGGCTGCCGAACTCGCTGTACGGCGTCGTTGCGGTCCACGAGCCGACCGGCGAGGTCGTCGGCATGGGCCGGATCGTCGGCGACGACGGCACCGTCTACCAGCTCTCGGACATGGCCGTCCACCCGGACCACCAGGGTCGCGGGGTCGGGACGCGGATCATGGAGCACCTCGAGGGGTACGTCGAGGAGACGGCCCCGCCGAACGCGTACGTGAACCTCATGGCGGACGTCGACGGCTTCTACGAGCGGTTCGGGTACGAGGAGACCCGACCTGCCTCGAAGGGGATGTACCGCCGGACGGAGTGA
- a CDS encoding AMP-binding protein — MTLSLARRADRHPDRTAVVDVSEERLYAPAETVHEERLSYAALSRMADAVARRLAARGIGTGNTVCLVSRNRAASLATLFACRRLGATLAPISHWLTPATVERPFAVLEPDLVVSERAQRDLVRSIPFDRSVTFAELAETESADDPSATSATDDAGPLLALHGDGGRPVATFSEATLEWNCVSAMIAWGISRTDVVPILPPLFAGDALVRAALPVLYAGGELLLDRAFDPGDTVTAMAERETTLLSGRAGSLADLADDDRFPAPLESVARVLCEGAVPAPLRDAARETETPVARTFGRLECPTAFGGRLDSTAVRAGVDPEESGVGPPMPDCRVRLVEDGEPIPAGRAGEGRLDLAGRLVADRYVGPPGLLEPGETGSGEETEALETVATGEGRPRFSDGWLETDRRVRRDGAGNYHPIESED; from the coding sequence GTGACCCTCTCGCTCGCGCGTCGGGCGGACCGACACCCCGACCGAACGGCGGTCGTCGACGTCTCGGAGGAGCGGCTGTACGCGCCGGCCGAGACCGTCCACGAGGAACGGCTCTCCTACGCGGCCCTCTCGCGGATGGCCGACGCGGTCGCGAGACGGCTGGCCGCCCGCGGGATCGGGACCGGGAACACGGTCTGTCTCGTCTCGCGGAACCGCGCGGCCTCGCTGGCGACGCTTTTCGCCTGCCGACGCCTGGGCGCGACGCTCGCTCCGATCTCCCACTGGCTGACGCCCGCGACCGTCGAACGCCCGTTCGCCGTCCTCGAGCCGGATCTGGTCGTCTCGGAGCGCGCCCAGCGGGACCTCGTGCGATCGATCCCGTTCGACCGGTCGGTGACGTTCGCGGAACTGGCCGAGACGGAGTCGGCGGACGACCCGAGCGCGACGAGCGCGACGGACGACGCGGGCCCGCTGCTCGCGCTCCACGGCGACGGCGGCCGCCCCGTCGCGACCTTCTCCGAAGCGACGCTCGAGTGGAACTGCGTCTCGGCGATGATCGCCTGGGGTATCTCACGGACCGACGTCGTCCCGATCCTCCCCCCGCTGTTCGCCGGCGACGCCCTCGTCCGGGCGGCTCTCCCCGTGCTGTACGCCGGCGGGGAACTCCTGCTGGACCGCGCGTTCGATCCGGGCGATACGGTGACCGCGATGGCAGAACGGGAGACGACGCTCCTGTCCGGGCGTGCCGGTTCGCTGGCGGACCTGGCCGACGACGACCGGTTCCCTGCGCCCCTCGAGTCGGTCGCCCGGGTCCTCTGCGAGGGTGCCGTTCCGGCCCCGCTTCGGGACGCCGCTCGAGAAACGGAGACACCGGTCGCCCGGACGTTCGGCCGCCTCGAGTGTCCGACCGCATTCGGAGGGCGACTCGACTCGACTGCGGTACGCGCCGGGGTCGATCCCGAGGAATCCGGCGTCGGCCCGCCGATGCCCGACTGCCGCGTCCGTCTCGTCGAGGACGGCGAGCCGATCCCCGCCGGTCGGGCCGGCGAGGGGCGACTCGACCTGGCGGGACGGCTCGTCGCCGACCGCTACGTCGGGCCGCCCGGACTCCTCGAGCCGGGTGAGACAGGATCTGGAGAGGAGACGGAAGCGCTCGAGACCGTGGCGACGGGGGAGGGCCGCCCCCGGTTCTCGGACGGCTGGCTCGAGACCGACCGCCGAGTCCGGCGGGACGGAGCGGGGAACTACCACCCGATCGAGAGCGAGGATTAG
- a CDS encoding alpha/beta fold hydrolase encodes MPTATNGNTSLYYDRAGEGDVVVFVPEAGLGGWSWGWQHAALAGPFEVVVWDLRGTGRSDAPPGPYDLETLAADLEAVLADCGARTAHVVGLGLGGAIALEAARDSTRIETLSLVGTGPQGTAFDLEPLFAPPDDETAIRDSLETVLSPAFRAEQPDVVDGIVDWRADGDADRAGWAAQAAALEGFDATDWLVEVTQPALVVHGTDDDLVPSDAGRDLARGLPRGEFVPVEGAGHLATIEQSRTVNDLLAGFLEEHAELELED; translated from the coding sequence ATGCCCACCGCAACGAACGGGAACACTTCGCTGTACTACGACCGCGCCGGCGAGGGCGACGTCGTCGTCTTCGTCCCCGAGGCCGGCCTCGGCGGCTGGTCGTGGGGGTGGCAACACGCCGCCCTGGCCGGTCCCTTCGAGGTCGTCGTCTGGGACCTCCGGGGGACCGGCCGCTCGGACGCGCCGCCCGGCCCGTACGACCTCGAGACGCTCGCGGCCGATCTGGAGGCCGTCCTCGCCGACTGCGGCGCGCGAACGGCCCACGTCGTCGGACTCGGGCTGGGCGGCGCGATCGCGCTCGAGGCCGCCCGCGACTCGACCCGGATCGAGACGCTGTCGCTCGTCGGGACCGGCCCGCAGGGGACGGCGTTCGACCTCGAGCCGCTGTTCGCGCCACCCGACGACGAGACAGCTATCCGCGACTCGCTCGAGACCGTCCTCTCGCCGGCGTTCCGGGCGGAACAGCCCGACGTCGTCGACGGTATCGTCGACTGGCGGGCCGACGGCGACGCCGACCGCGCCGGCTGGGCGGCCCAGGCCGCCGCCCTCGAGGGGTTCGACGCGACCGACTGGCTCGTCGAGGTGACCCAGCCCGCGCTGGTCGTCCACGGAACCGACGACGACCTCGTTCCGTCCGACGCGGGCCGGGACCTCGCCCGTGGACTCCCCCGCGGCGAGTTCGTGCCGGTCGAGGGCGCGGGCCACCTCGCGACGATCGAGCAGTCCCGGACGGTCAACGACCTCCTCGCGGGCTTCCTCGAGGAGCACGCGGAGCTGGAACTCGAGGACTGA
- the alaS gene encoding alanine--tRNA ligase, giving the protein MSELADEYRLEYFEEEGFVRKECPECGDHFWTRDETRETCGEPPCEEYDFIGEPGFDEAHSLEEMREAFLSFFEEHDHERIDPYPVAANRWRDDVLLTQASIYDFQPLVTSGETPPPANPLTVSQPCIRMQDIDNVGKTGRHTMAFEMMAHHAFNSREDTDAEYAYEGEVYWKDRTVELCDTLLDEMGADIEDVTYIEDPWVGGGNAGPAIEVIYKGLELATLVFMCMEQDPDGEYELKDGNRYSYMDTYVVDTGYGLERWTWMSQGTPTVYEAIYPDMIDFLRENAGIEHSDEEADLVARAARLSGNLDIDDVDDVEAARGDIADQLGVSVDELRDLVEPLEDVYAIADHCRTLAYMLGDGIVPSNVGTGYLARMVLRRTKRLCDNVGVDAPLDELVDMQAERLGYENRDTIRDIVRTEVEKYRETLERGGRRVEAIAEEYAESGEPIPREELIELYDSHGIQPDMVAEIAEDVGAEVDVPDDFYSLVADRHDTPESVETSSEDEDERFEDLPETEKLYYDDQGRTQFEAVVLDVFEREDGYDVVLDQTMFYPEGGGQPADTGTLSTDDTTVEVTDVQIEDDVILHRTDENPGKGEFVNGQVDGARRRQLMRHHTATHIVIHSARQVLGDHVRQAGAQKGVDSSRIDLRHYERITREDVKEIERVANDIVMDNGQVTQEWPDRHEAEAEHGFDLYQGGIPPGEQIRLIHVDDDVQACGGTHVARTGDIGSIKVLSTERVQDGVERITFAAGEAALEATQEKEDALYEAAETLDVSPEEVPETAERFFEEWKDRGKRIEDLKEQLAAARAGGGGDADEVELGLEDENATAVVDRIDADMDELRATANAISEEGKIAVLGSGQDGAQFVVSVPDGIGVNAGEVVGELAAKVGGGGGGPPDFAQGGGPDVEALDDALEDAPDVLRQVQDA; this is encoded by the coding sequence ATGAGCGAACTGGCGGACGAGTACCGCCTCGAGTACTTCGAGGAGGAAGGATTCGTGCGAAAGGAGTGCCCCGAGTGTGGGGACCACTTCTGGACGCGCGACGAAACCCGGGAAACCTGCGGCGAGCCGCCCTGCGAGGAATACGACTTCATCGGCGAGCCCGGCTTCGACGAGGCGCACAGCCTGGAGGAAATGCGGGAGGCGTTTCTCTCCTTCTTCGAGGAGCACGACCACGAGCGGATCGACCCCTACCCCGTCGCCGCGAACCGGTGGCGGGACGACGTCTTGCTGACCCAGGCGTCGATCTACGACTTCCAGCCGCTCGTCACCTCGGGGGAGACGCCGCCGCCGGCGAACCCGCTGACGGTGTCCCAGCCCTGCATCCGGATGCAGGACATCGACAACGTCGGCAAGACCGGACGGCACACGATGGCCTTCGAGATGATGGCCCATCACGCGTTCAACAGCCGGGAGGACACGGACGCCGAGTACGCCTACGAGGGCGAGGTCTACTGGAAGGACCGGACCGTCGAACTCTGTGACACCCTGCTCGACGAGATGGGTGCCGACATCGAGGACGTCACCTACATCGAGGACCCCTGGGTCGGCGGCGGCAACGCCGGCCCCGCGATCGAGGTCATCTACAAGGGCCTCGAGCTCGCGACGCTCGTCTTCATGTGCATGGAGCAGGACCCCGACGGCGAGTACGAGCTCAAGGACGGCAACCGCTACTCGTACATGGACACCTACGTCGTCGACACCGGGTACGGCCTCGAGCGCTGGACCTGGATGTCCCAGGGGACGCCGACGGTCTACGAGGCGATCTACCCCGACATGATCGACTTCCTCAGGGAGAACGCGGGGATCGAACACAGCGACGAGGAGGCCGACCTCGTCGCCCGCGCGGCCCGCCTCTCGGGGAACCTGGACATCGACGACGTCGACGACGTCGAGGCCGCCCGCGGCGACATCGCCGACCAGCTCGGCGTCTCCGTCGACGAACTCCGGGACCTCGTCGAACCGCTCGAGGACGTCTACGCCATCGCCGACCACTGCCGTACCCTCGCGTACATGCTGGGGGACGGGATCGTCCCCTCGAACGTCGGCACCGGCTACCTCGCGCGGATGGTCCTGCGCCGCACGAAACGCCTCTGTGACAACGTCGGCGTCGACGCGCCGCTGGACGAACTCGTCGACATGCAGGCCGAGCGCCTGGGCTACGAGAACCGCGACACGATCCGTGACATCGTCCGCACCGAGGTCGAGAAGTACCGCGAGACCCTCGAACGCGGCGGCCGCCGCGTCGAAGCGATCGCGGAGGAGTACGCCGAGTCGGGCGAGCCGATCCCCCGCGAGGAACTGATCGAACTCTACGACTCCCACGGCATCCAGCCCGACATGGTCGCGGAGATCGCCGAGGACGTCGGCGCCGAGGTCGACGTTCCCGACGACTTCTACAGCCTCGTCGCGGACCGCCACGACACGCCCGAGAGCGTCGAGACGTCGTCCGAGGACGAGGACGAACGGTTCGAGGACCTCCCCGAGACCGAGAAGCTCTACTACGACGACCAGGGGCGGACCCAGTTCGAGGCGGTTGTGCTGGACGTCTTCGAGCGCGAGGACGGATACGACGTCGTCCTCGACCAGACCATGTTCTACCCCGAGGGCGGCGGCCAGCCCGCCGACACCGGGACGCTCTCGACGGACGACACCACGGTCGAGGTCACGGACGTCCAGATCGAGGACGACGTCATCCTCCACCGGACCGACGAGAACCCCGGCAAGGGCGAGTTCGTCAACGGGCAGGTCGACGGCGCGCGGCGTCGACAGCTCATGCGCCACCACACGGCGACGCACATCGTCATCCACTCCGCACGACAGGTGCTCGGCGATCACGTCCGGCAGGCCGGCGCACAGAAGGGCGTCGACTCCTCGCGGATCGACCTGCGCCACTACGAGCGGATCACCCGCGAGGACGTCAAGGAGATCGAACGCGTCGCCAACGACATCGTCATGGACAACGGCCAGGTCACCCAGGAGTGGCCCGACCGCCACGAGGCCGAGGCCGAACACGGCTTCGACCTCTACCAGGGCGGCATCCCGCCGGGCGAGCAGATCCGCCTGATCCACGTCGACGACGACGTCCAGGCCTGCGGTGGCACCCACGTCGCCCGCACCGGCGACATCGGCTCGATCAAGGTCCTCTCGACCGAGCGCGTCCAGGACGGCGTCGAGCGAATCACGTTCGCGGCCGGCGAGGCCGCCCTCGAGGCCACCCAGGAGAAAGAGGACGCTCTCTACGAGGCGGCCGAGACCCTCGACGTCTCCCCCGAGGAGGTCCCTGAGACCGCCGAACGGTTCTTCGAGGAGTGGAAGGACCGCGGCAAGCGCATCGAGGACCTCAAGGAACAGCTCGCCGCGGCCCGCGCCGGCGGGGGCGGCGACGCCGACGAGGTCGAACTCGGACTCGAGGACGAGAATGCCACCGCGGTCGTCGACCGCATCGACGCCGACATGGACGAACTCCGCGCGACGGCAAACGCCATCAGCGAGGAGGGCAAGATCGCCGTCCTCGGCAGCGGACAGGACGGCGCGCAGTTCGTCGTCTCCGTCCCCGACGGCATCGGCGTCAACGCCGGCGAGGTCGTCGGCGAACTCGCCGCCAAGGTCGGCGGCGGCGGTGGCGGCCCGCCGGACTTCGCCCAGGGCGGCGGCCCGGATGTCGAGGCGCTGGACGACGCGCTCGAGGACGCGCCCGACGTGTTACGGCAGGTGCAGGACGCCTGA
- a CDS encoding GAF domain-containing protein — translation MAHSSTRPRPRTILYAATTEATAREGAAALERTIDETTARTDDEPTVHPIGTPQRIREFAPEADCVVFAEREADRTGDGNPGFGLTANVDLLEVAEACGETPLVVFTDDSYASTASRSADRVDGYVRRGTDDAVSHLADEVERACHDVATAGTGSGGGSASAGSGSRSEPTGTPAPPPGDQRVADRSDVGGARPNAPSGPGIEGQDSPDDPTNGDAGETSGATTAVLEAAARLADCRDRERLFEQLIEEVVEVLGYEYCWIATVKFGDLVPRATSSAIPEETIGDTPVHSPFGRAFRNDSAVRIDLGLHDVLERPGENARSLYSVPVGDVGVLQVVVDSPETGESETASDGGTVETDRYAQSSDESDLEILESLCEYAATILERNWTERGLINERDRVRREQERLEAERDLLADASRRLETERDRLQRVFENVPDPAVRYELEDGRAVVRAINGAFAETFDADPDALTGEPIAEYTVPDGLEERAETLAAALRSGERQLLIHRRETVEGVRDFVLTAVPLETVVEGDDGDEDGDGDGDAGEKADADGELRTETGLLVYDDVTERKRRELEHAAATERLETIAELVDDDVLAPLNVARSYLELAEETGKEEHFRTIADAHEQLEAGLAALEALADADEAEPVAVSDVARRAWATVDTGDARLVTESDLVLEADRERLRELFEHVLETAVDGERTADAGSEPITVTVGATDDGFYVAGDRPANEDGPDGRQEAPTPGRLDGTEGAGLQLDAVEEIAAAHGWDVGVAEDEDGTAFAFRGVDALDLT, via the coding sequence ATGGCACACTCGTCAACGCGTCCCCGCCCCCGAACGATTCTCTACGCGGCCACGACCGAAGCGACGGCCCGCGAGGGAGCGGCGGCGCTCGAGCGAACGATCGACGAGACGACCGCTAGAACCGACGACGAACCGACGGTTCACCCGATCGGGACCCCCCAGCGGATCCGCGAGTTCGCCCCCGAGGCCGACTGCGTCGTCTTCGCCGAGCGCGAGGCGGATCGAACCGGCGACGGAAACCCCGGTTTCGGGCTGACCGCAAACGTCGACCTGCTCGAGGTGGCCGAGGCCTGCGGGGAGACGCCGCTCGTCGTCTTCACCGACGACTCCTACGCCTCGACGGCTTCGCGGTCCGCCGACAGGGTCGACGGCTACGTCCGGCGCGGGACCGACGACGCGGTCTCCCACCTGGCCGACGAGGTCGAACGGGCATGTCACGACGTCGCGACGGCCGGCACCGGATCCGGCGGAGGGTCGGCGAGCGCGGGGTCGGGGTCGCGATCGGAACCGACCGGCACGCCCGCGCCCCCACCGGGCGACCAGCGGGTCGCGGACCGCTCGGACGTGGGGGGAGCGCGACCGAACGCGCCTTCGGGGCCGGGAATCGAGGGCCAAGACAGCCCCGACGACCCCACCAACGGCGACGCCGGCGAGACGAGCGGAGCGACCACCGCCGTCCTCGAGGCCGCGGCACGACTCGCCGACTGCCGGGACCGCGAGCGACTCTTCGAGCAACTGATCGAGGAGGTCGTCGAGGTGCTCGGCTACGAGTACTGCTGGATCGCGACGGTCAAGTTCGGCGACCTCGTCCCGCGGGCGACCTCGTCGGCGATCCCCGAGGAAACGATCGGCGACACGCCCGTCCACAGCCCCTTCGGTCGGGCGTTCCGGAACGACTCCGCCGTCCGGATCGACCTCGGACTGCACGACGTCCTCGAGCGCCCCGGCGAGAACGCGCGGTCGCTGTACAGCGTGCCGGTCGGCGACGTGGGTGTGTTGCAGGTAGTCGTGGATTCCCCCGAGACGGGTGAGAGCGAGACCGCGAGCGACGGCGGGACCGTCGAAACGGACCGCTACGCCCAGTCCAGCGACGAGTCCGACCTCGAGATACTCGAGTCGCTGTGTGAGTACGCCGCCACGATCCTCGAGCGAAACTGGACCGAACGGGGACTGATCAACGAACGCGACCGGGTCCGCCGCGAGCAGGAACGGCTCGAGGCCGAACGCGACCTGCTGGCCGACGCCTCCCGGCGACTCGAGACCGAACGCGACCGGCTCCAGCGCGTGTTCGAGAACGTGCCCGACCCCGCGGTCAGGTACGAACTCGAGGACGGCCGCGCCGTCGTCCGGGCCATCAACGGGGCGTTCGCGGAGACGTTCGACGCCGATCCCGACGCGCTCACGGGCGAACCGATCGCCGAGTACACCGTCCCCGACGGCCTCGAGGAACGCGCCGAGACCCTCGCCGCAGCGCTGCGCTCCGGGGAGCGGCAACTGCTGATCCACCGCCGCGAGACGGTCGAAGGCGTCCGGGACTTCGTGCTGACCGCGGTGCCGCTCGAGACGGTCGTGGAGGGTGACGACGGGGACGAGGACGGCGACGGCGACGGCGACGCTGGCGAGAAAGCGGACGCCGACGGCGAACTGCGGACGGAAACCGGCCTCCTCGTCTACGACGACGTCACCGAGCGCAAGCGCCGCGAACTCGAGCACGCCGCCGCGACCGAACGCCTCGAGACGATCGCCGAACTGGTCGACGACGACGTGCTCGCACCGCTGAACGTCGCCCGGAGCTACCTCGAACTCGCCGAGGAGACCGGCAAGGAGGAACACTTCCGAACCATCGCCGATGCCCACGAGCAACTCGAGGCCGGGCTCGCCGCGCTGGAAGCCCTGGCCGACGCCGACGAGGCCGAACCCGTCGCGGTCAGCGACGTCGCGCGCCGCGCCTGGGCGACCGTCGACACCGGCGACGCGCGGCTCGTCACCGAGAGCGACCTCGTGCTCGAGGCCGACCGCGAGCGCCTGCGGGAGCTGTTCGAACACGTGCTCGAGACGGCGGTCGACGGGGAGCGGACGGCCGACGCCGGATCGGAGCCGATCACCGTCACCGTCGGCGCGACCGACGACGGCTTCTACGTGGCCGGAGACCGGCCCGCAAACGAGGACGGGCCGGACGGCCGCCAGGAAGCACCCACACCGGGTCGACTCGACGGCACGGAGGGGGCGGGCCTCCAGTTGGACGCCGTCGAGGAGATCGCCGCGGCTCACGGCTGGGACGTCGGCGTCGCCGAGGACGAGGACGGGACGGCCTTCGCGTTCCGCGGGGTCGACGCCCTCGATCTGACCTGA